The genomic region ACCATTATCTTTCTATCAGCGGTTGACCCCCTAGTTGACGAAGGCGTAGCCTTTGGTCAAAGATTACAGGGCCTCGGGGTTGATGCATCTGTTATAAAGGCTGAAGGACAGATGCATGCCTTCTGCCTTGTGAAGGCGTTGCGAAATGGGCCTACCGCTCAAGCGGTACTAGAATTGGCGGCTCTGAAGTTACAAAGGGTCATTTCCAGCTTCAACACGATTGACTTCTGTGAGATAATTGGTTAAGAGTCTGTAGAGAGCTATAGCTGGCTAATACAACAGTCTTATGTAGTAGCACTTAATTTACAGATCACTGAGCCTCCTGCTAGCATATCGACCTATTGTCAAGGCCTTCCTAAGTGGACGAAGTAGGCTTACAAGACAGGGTACATGCTGAGGGCTATCGAGGGTCAAGCAAGAGATAcaacttcttgttgatggtcAACAAAGACAGAATACTATCCAACAAATGTTCTTAATTCGAGAATTCAACTGTTGAGGCGACTAGACGCGCTATCGTCTCCATATCGCTAAGAAACTCCGTGCGCCATCGTCGGCAGAAAATGGGCAGGACCTTTCGTCTTGGCTTCAAGCGAACTATGCGGGTAACCTACCTCGTTTGGCTGGCAAGGATTCTACCCCAGATTCGGTGAACCTTATCTGTTAACGTTAGGTCTCGGTGACACGCACGAAGTCGGTTGTGCTTAGCGTGGGATAACGCATTCCGCCATAGCCGGGTGCTCCCCGAAATGATTTGAATCCCGGTGCTTGCCGAAACACTGTATCAGCACTCCATATGTCGCGTAGTCGGAATGAAAACCCCGGTAAGCGTTCTTTTTCAGCTCTTCAATACCCTTATTCCTTGCAAAGAGAGGCTAAACTCGTCATACGGTACTACCACTCGCATTCGAATTGGTACAATTCAGTCAGCCTCACACGACACCACATCCTGTGCACacagccaacaccaacaatgGTCAAGTCAATGCGCTTCCGAGACTTGCAAGTCCCTACGCCAGGCTTTGGTGCTATGGGCATCAGCTTCGCACTGGGCAATGACCTCAGTTACGATGAGGCTGAGCCCGTGTTGCTGGAAGCATTGGAACAGGGGTGTACATTCTGGGATACTGCTGTACGTATCGTTGACTCTCTTGAACAATGACAGCTAACCATTCGGCTCAAGGTTTCTTACGGTCCTGGAAAGAATGAGAAGATCCTCGGTGACTTTATCAGAAAGCACAAGTGTCGCGATAAACTTTTCAGTACGTTTTTTCTTTTCCGGGGCTGTTTTTGGCTAACCTTTGTAATAGTTGCATCAAAGTGCGGTATTGCTGCTTTTGAAGACGGATCAGTGACCAACTCGGCTGAGCATATCACGACATATATAGAGGGAACAATCGAAAGACTAGGGTTTACTCCAGACTTATACTATATCCACCGCATGGATCCGAGTCAGCAACCCTCCCCGAGGTCAACTAGCCGAGTACATGCTGACAGAAGCCCTCAGATATACCACTTGAAGAATCCATCCCTGCTCTCGATTCCCTCCGTAAACAAGGCAAAACAAAGTACATCGGTTTATCTGAATGCTCTGCTGAGACGCTGCGAAATGCAAACTCAAGTGAGCATCCGATTTAATCTATAGAAACACCAAGGCTGACTCAACAAGTCGCCAGAATCGACGCCGTCCAGGCAGAATATTCCGCTTTCGAAACGATTCACGAGACCGACGGTCTGATCGACACAGCCCGTGAGCTCGACATCGAATTTATAGCCTATGGCCCCCTCGGCCACGGATGGCTCGTAGAGAACTTCCCCTACCAAACGCCCGAAGACTTTGCCCCCGAAGATTACAGACGCCAGAGTCAGTCTTGCCACTCCCCATGCACCAATATCTGCTCACAGATTCTACAGTTCCTAAATGGCAAGGCGAGAACTTTTATGCCAACAAGAGAATCGCCGATGGTTTCCGCGAGCTCGCCAAGCGTAAGAAGTGTACATTGCCCCAGGTTGCTCTTGCGTGGGTCGCAGCGCAGGGCATGATTTCAATCCCGGGCACGACGAAGCCGGAGCGTTTGGTAGAGAACTTTGCGTCGAGGGATATACAGCTtacggaggaggagatcaGGGATATGAGGAAGTTGGTTGATGCTTTGAAACCGCAGGGGGATAGGTATAATGAGGTCGCCATGAGGAACATTGGTAAATAAACAACAGGTCGGCGTGCATAGGTTATTATGTTATATTTGTTTATTAGGCTTGCCTTGACGACTCAAGTCCTATGCGGTACTTCTCTCATGAGCCGTCATTCATATGTCATGAGATTGAACAGCCCTTCGCACTACAGTAATGCATTCAATCCAACATATGCTCTTTTATATTGGAGAGAGGTATCAATCCAAGTTATCTGATTATCATAGTAGTAGATTGTGGAGCTCcgctttcttctcctccccCTTATACTCAAGATGCACAATCGACACTTTCTGAGAACCAGCCTCTGTCGACTCGTGAATCTCATGAAACCCCGTAATCTGCGCTGGCTGTCCTTTAGTATCCATCTCCTCCATTGGCGTAAACTCTCCACAGAATCCCCACCGAGTCGCCTCCTTCCAACCTCTCACCATCCAGTCATTAGCCTTCTTTGGATACAACTCTACCGTCTCACCCAGGGTCATATCATGAGCCATGACAGGAAAGATATTATCGTAGGCATCTGCCTCGATCAGCTTGTCAATACTCTTCTTTGCCTCCACCGCTTCTAGGTGCCATCCTGGCTCTGTTGTTGGGTCAAAGAATGGTCTCTCTGGGTCCTTCCAAGGGTGGATGTTGAGAAAGAGCCTTCCGGGGCAAGCGGAGAGATTTCGGCCGAGAGGGTTTGGAGAGATCATCGTGGGTAGGGGAGTATACGGCGATGGTCTGAACTCGCCACAGTGATGAGCGATGTCACCGCCCAGAAGCATGAAAGAAGGGGGATCGGTAGTTGTGCGAGCTAGAGCAGACATATGCCCGACTGCGTGGCCTGGTGAGCTCAAGAGGTAAAAGCTTCCATCGCCGTAGAAGTCATAAGCCTCAAATTTGCCGATTTTCAGACCCCTTTCTCCTTTGAAGTCGATCTCTATCAACTCACGACCCTCCCACGCTGTTTCATTGACATGCGAGTCTCTCAGAGTGGGGTAACCTGGTATCATATTCTTCTTGAACCCTGGACCAACAATAAGATCCGTTCTCATTGGAAAGGTTTGTGGATCACCAGCATGATCAAAATGCCAATGTGACCAAATAATAGCCCCAACGTCATCGAGACTCTGTCCATTCTCGCGTAGGATTGAGGCGACGTCTGTTTGCACCTCGATTTTGCATCCACTTGATTTGATACCGGCGACAAAAGTCTCTGGGAGATTCTCCCAGTCCTTTCGCACGCCGAGGTCAAATACCATAGTATCATATTTCGTGTTGGAGCCAGGGTGCTTGATGAGGAAGGAGTATGATCCGACGTTGATTGTGTCGAACCCAGGTACGAGAGGTTCCACAAAGGTTGAGGCGGGGAACCCGCTCATGAAGCTCGTTGTGTCTATGATGTAGACTTCAACGGTGTTTGGCGAGTCGGCGATATCGACTGGTGGGGGCAATCGACAGGGAGTCATGTTTGCGTTTCAGCAGCAACTGAATCTCTATGTCGTTCCGTAATTTCTCTATGAAGTAGCAA from Fusarium oxysporum Fo47 chromosome III, complete sequence harbors:
- a CDS encoding NADP-dependent oxidoreductase domain-containing protein; its protein translation is MVNLDPINAKFAAAIDALPAPHQLGGPDKAFESLEELQRHEPANDIVTQSIEVGGKYGPTSVTLFRPKALVHKPLPMIFYTHGGGWVMGRTFPFPFEQSYEVLEYMIRHGKQYNLLVKTIALAGDSVGGHMAIAMMQMSLQRQLPATIGQIVLWAPVTVTHKKYPSYTTFKDGPFLPEATMDWMIETFIPNKSDRETALGSPLTHLPDDVVSKFPPTIIFLSAVDPLVDEGVAFGQRLQGLGVDASVIKAEGQMHAFCLVKALRNGPTAQAVLELAALKLQRHLIYRSLSLLLAYRPIVKAFLSGRIGMKTPPTPTMVKSMRFRDLQVPTPGFGAMGISFALGNDLSYDEAEPVLLEALEQGCTFWDTALTIRLKVSYGPGKNEKILGDFIRKHKCRDKLFIASKCGIAAFEDGSVTNSAEHITTYIEGTIERLGFTPDLYYIHRMDPSQQPSPRIDAVQAEYSAFETIHETDGLIDTARELDIEFIAYGPLGHGWLVENFPYQTPEDFAPEDYRRQIPKWQGENFYANKRIADGFRELAKRKKCTLPQVALAWVAAQGMISIPGTTKPERLVENFASRDIQLTEEEIRDMRKLVDALKPQGDRYNEVAMRNIGK